A window of Formosa sp. Hel1_31_208 contains these coding sequences:
- a CDS encoding nuclear transport factor 2 family protein, whose translation MKYFSIVLLSFLCLSCISIKADVTTETAEMRESDVNMAEAGIRLIMEAQEIAWNKHDLEGFMKGYWKSDQLKFYGGNGLTLGWEKTLQNYKERYPTKAESGTLRFVINDISKIENNNYWVMGEYHLIRPIGDANGVFMIIFKKINGQWKIVADMSC comes from the coding sequence ATGAAATACTTTAGCATAGTTCTGTTATCCTTTTTATGTCTAAGCTGCATAAGCATTAAAGCAGATGTCACGACCGAAACGGCAGAAATGCGTGAAAGTGATGTTAATATGGCTGAGGCAGGAATAAGGCTTATAATGGAAGCTCAAGAAATTGCCTGGAATAAACATGATTTAGAAGGGTTTATGAAAGGGTATTGGAAAAGCGACCAACTTAAATTTTATGGTGGAAATGGCCTTACTCTAGGCTGGGAGAAAACCCTACAAAACTATAAAGAAAGATACCCAACGAAAGCTGAATCTGGGACTTTACGTTTTGTTATCAATGATATCTCTAAAATTGAAAATAACAACTATTGGGTCATGGGCGAATATCATTTAATACGACCAATTGGAGATGCCAACGGTGTTTTTATGATTATTTTTAAGAAGATTAATGGCCAATGGAAAATCGTTGCCGATATGTCCTGCTAA
- a CDS encoding DUF4407 domain-containing protein, producing MLKKFFIICSGADTDILDTCAIGEQNKYAGIGATVFFTAVMAFIACSYALYTVFDNAYTAIGFGFVWGLLIFNLDRFIVSTIKKRNNIIDEIIQASPRLILAVIIAVVISKPLELKIFEKEINQVLLEQKNELTLANQIQISEQFTPNVQALENDIQSLQAQIVTKEAEVNALYDIYISEAEGTAGTELLGKGPVYKEKREKHDAALAELNELKADNKSKIAATEIQIAQLKSDYDAQVVATQPIIDGFDGLMARVNALSELPWLPSLFILLLFLAVETSPIFAKLLSPKGEYDYKLEDIETAVKTWVEQKVSERKILLKTDQALNNKIYNDIAEEDELYNYKRKKARELMQLQADTFFNNQKSAL from the coding sequence ATGCTTAAAAAATTCTTCATCATCTGTTCGGGTGCCGATACAGATATTCTCGATACTTGTGCTATCGGCGAACAAAATAAATATGCTGGCATTGGCGCCACCGTGTTTTTCACGGCTGTAATGGCCTTTATCGCTTGTAGTTATGCGCTTTACACCGTGTTTGACAATGCTTATACTGCCATTGGGTTTGGTTTTGTTTGGGGATTATTAATATTTAATTTAGACCGCTTTATCGTTTCAACTATTAAGAAACGAAATAATATCATAGACGAAATCATACAGGCATCACCACGTCTTATTTTAGCAGTCATTATCGCTGTAGTGATTTCAAAACCTTTAGAACTAAAAATATTTGAAAAGGAAATCAACCAAGTCCTCTTGGAACAGAAGAATGAATTAACCTTAGCAAATCAAATTCAAATCTCAGAGCAGTTTACACCCAATGTTCAAGCTTTAGAAAATGATATTCAATCGCTTCAAGCACAAATAGTCACAAAAGAAGCAGAAGTTAATGCACTCTATGACATTTATATCTCTGAGGCAGAAGGTACCGCTGGAACTGAGCTACTTGGCAAAGGTCCTGTTTATAAGGAGAAGCGCGAAAAACACGACGCTGCTCTTGCTGAGTTAAATGAACTCAAAGCGGACAACAAGTCCAAAATTGCAGCAACAGAAATACAGATTGCTCAACTAAAATCTGATTATGACGCACAAGTCGTTGCAACGCAACCTATAATTGATGGCTTTGATGGTTTAATGGCTCGAGTGAACGCTTTAAGTGAATTACCTTGGCTGCCATCCTTATTTATTCTATTGTTGTTTTTAGCCGTGGAAACCTCTCCTATTTTTGCTAAACTATTATCACCAAAAGGCGAATATGATTATAAACTCGAAGATATTGAAACTGCTGTTAAAACATGGGTAGAACAAAAAGTAAGTGAACGAAAGATATTACTAAAAACGGATCAAGCCTTGAACAATAAAATATACAATGATATCGCAGAAGAAGATGAATTGTATAATTATAAACGTAAAAAAGCACGAGAATTAATGCAACTACAGGCGGATACTTTTTTTAATAATCAAAAAAGTGCGCTTTAA